Proteins from one Bacteroidales bacterium genomic window:
- a CDS encoding cell division protein FtsX, translating to MKSRETGYSKTKLRGSYVTLVISVSLVLFLLGVLGLVLINARELSDYFRESLSFSVMLDDGAKEADIRMLQKDLDAKPYVKSTEYVSKDEAALKMKEELGEDFINFLGDNPLPPSIDVYLYAGFTSPDSVAKIEKYVFEYPFVKEVYYQESLLFLINENVKKISLFLLVISTFLFLIAMTIINNTIRLSIYSRRFIIRTMQLVGATRGFIRRPFLLQSAFQGLLAALLAMILLMGLLYLIEKEFFMMFSFESTNLLILLSAALIILGVLINIISTYFSVNRYLSISEDKLYY from the coding sequence ATGAAAAGTAGAGAGACCGGATATTCAAAAACTAAGCTCAGGGGCTCATATGTGACACTTGTAATAAGTGTCTCTCTGGTTCTTTTCCTACTTGGGGTTTTAGGTCTGGTACTGATAAATGCAAGGGAGCTTTCCGACTATTTCCGCGAAAGCCTTTCATTCTCAGTTATGCTTGACGATGGTGCTAAAGAGGCTGATATAAGAATGCTGCAGAAAGACCTTGATGCCAAGCCATATGTGAAGTCAACTGAGTATGTTTCGAAAGATGAGGCAGCCCTGAAAATGAAAGAAGAGCTGGGTGAAGATTTTATTAATTTCCTTGGAGATAATCCGCTTCCTCCTTCGATTGACGTCTATTTATATGCAGGGTTCACAAGTCCCGACAGTGTTGCGAAAATTGAAAAGTATGTTTTCGAATATCCTTTTGTGAAGGAGGTATATTATCAGGAGTCTTTGCTTTTTCTCATTAATGAAAATGTTAAAAAGATCAGTCTGTTCCTGCTAGTAATCAGTACTTTTCTGTTTCTGATAGCTATGACAATTATAAATAATACAATCAGACTTTCGATATATTCCCGCAGGTTTATTATCAGAACCATGCAACTGGTTGGCGCAACAAGAGGCTTCATCCGACGACCCTTCCTGCTTCAGAGTGCATTTCAGGGACTTCTTGCTGCCCTGTTGGCCATGATACTTCTTATGGGTCTGCTTTATCTTATAGAAAAGGAATTTTTTATGATGTTTTCATTTGAGAGTACAAATCTTTTGATTTTACTTAGTGCGGCATTAATTATTTTAGGTGTACTTATAAATATCATTTCAACATATTTTTCCGTTAACAGGTATCTGAGTATTTCTGAAGACAAACTTTATTATTGA
- a CDS encoding DUF3098 domain-containing protein translates to MGTKNENKEKLNFALGRENYKLLAIGFGIIVIGFLLMLGGKSENPNEFSNDIFSFRRITLAPIVVLAGFIFEIWAIMKKPKE, encoded by the coding sequence ATGGGCACAAAGAACGAAAATAAGGAGAAACTGAATTTTGCTCTTGGCAGAGAGAACTACAAACTGCTGGCTATCGGATTCGGAATAATTGTAATAGGCTTCCTGCTTATGCTTGGCGGAAAGTCTGAAAATCCCAACGAATTCTCTAATGATATTTTCAGCTTCAGGAGAATTACCCTTGCTCCAATAGTTGTTCTGGCCGGGTTTATATTTGAGATTTGGGCCATCATGAAAAAGCCCAAAGAATAA
- the truB gene encoding tRNA pseudouridine(55) synthase TruB, whose translation MNFQEGEVLLFNKPLYWTSFDLVNKVRNMIRSSLGIKKIKVGHAGTLDPLASGLMIICTGRATKKIDEFRDLDKEYVATIHLGETTPSFDLETATDKQYPTNHITEELVREVLNGFLGEQKQLPPMYSAKLIDGKRAYEFARQGIDKELTPVTVFFREIELLSFGMPETRIRMVCSKGTYVRSFARDFGEALKSGAYLSALERTAIGSFKVSNAFDLEKFRIYIEQMQQK comes from the coding sequence ATGAATTTTCAGGAAGGAGAGGTATTATTATTTAACAAGCCGTTATACTGGACATCTTTTGATCTTGTTAACAAGGTCAGGAATATGATAAGGAGCAGTCTGGGTATAAAGAAAATCAAAGTTGGTCATGCCGGAACCCTTGATCCTCTGGCAAGCGGATTGATGATAATCTGCACAGGAAGGGCAACAAAGAAGATAGACGAATTCCGTGATTTGGACAAAGAATATGTTGCAACAATTCATTTGGGAGAGACCACACCTTCATTCGATCTGGAAACTGCCACCGATAAGCAATACCCGACAAATCATATTACAGAGGAGCTTGTCAGGGAAGTTCTGAATGGATTTTTAGGCGAGCAAAAACAGTTGCCTCCAATGTATAGTGCGAAACTGATCGATGGGAAAAGAGCTTATGAATTTGCCAGGCAGGGAATAGACAAAGAGCTTACTCCTGTAACCGTATTTTTCCGTGAGATTGAACTGTTGTCGTTTGGAATGCCGGAGACAAGGATCAGAATGGTATGCAGCAAGGGGACATATGTAAGGTCTTTTGCAAGAGATTTCGGAGAAGCACTTAAAAGCGGAGCATATTTGTCGGCCTTAGAGCGAACTGCAATAGGCTCATTTAAAGTAAGTAATGCATTTGATCTGGAAAAATTTCGCATTTATATTGAACAAATGCAACAAAAATGA
- the queA gene encoding tRNA preQ1(34) S-adenosylmethionine ribosyltransferase-isomerase QueA, translated as MKLSQFRYNLPQELIALYPTPNRDESRLLVVNKKTGELQHKVFKDIIDYFHENDVLVFNNTKVFPARLYGNKEKTGAEIEVFLLRELNREQRLWDVLVDPARKIRIGNKLYFGEDDLLVAEVIDNTTSRGRTLRFLFDGTYEEFKETLYSLGETPLPKFINRKVEPEDSERYQTIFAKHEGAVAAPTAGLHFSRELLKKLEIIGTEFAEITLHVGLGNFRSVDVEDLTKHKVDSERILITDECVDIVNKAKDNKYKICAVGTTVVRTLESSVSTAGYLKPYDGWTNKFIFPPYDFKVPDMMISNFHLPYSTLLMMVSAFAGYDLLFDAYKTAVKEKYRFGTYGDAMLII; from the coding sequence ATGAAATTATCACAATTCAGGTATAATCTGCCTCAGGAACTTATTGCTCTTTACCCAACTCCAAACAGGGACGAATCGAGGTTACTGGTTGTAAACAAAAAGACAGGGGAGTTACAGCATAAGGTCTTTAAGGACATAATTGATTATTTTCACGAAAATGACGTACTTGTTTTTAATAATACAAAAGTATTTCCGGCCAGGTTGTATGGTAATAAGGAAAAGACAGGTGCTGAGATTGAAGTTTTCCTGCTCAGGGAATTGAACCGCGAGCAGCGTTTATGGGATGTACTTGTTGATCCTGCCCGCAAGATCAGGATTGGGAATAAACTCTATTTTGGTGAAGATGACCTTCTTGTTGCAGAAGTTATTGATAACACAACATCGAGAGGAAGAACATTAAGGTTTTTGTTCGACGGAACATATGAGGAGTTCAAGGAGACCCTTTACAGTCTGGGCGAGACTCCCCTGCCAAAGTTTATAAACCGCAAGGTTGAGCCTGAAGACAGTGAAAGGTATCAGACAATTTTTGCAAAGCATGAAGGAGCTGTTGCAGCACCTACAGCCGGACTGCATTTCAGTCGTGAGCTTCTTAAAAAGCTTGAGATTATCGGAACCGAGTTTGCTGAGATAACATTACATGTTGGTCTGGGGAACTTCAGAAGCGTTGATGTTGAGGATTTAACAAAACATAAAGTAGATTCAGAGCGGATACTGATAACTGACGAATGTGTTGACATTGTGAATAAGGCAAAAGATAATAAATACAAGATCTGTGCAGTCGGAACTACTGTAGTCAGGACCCTGGAGAGCTCCGTTTCTACAGCAGGGTATCTGAAACCTTATGATGGCTGGACAAACAAGTTTATCTTTCCTCCTTATGACTTTAAGGTACCTGATATGATGATAAGTAATTTTCACCTTCCATATTCAACCCTTCTTATGATGGTTTCTGCATTTGCAGGTTATGATCTGCTCTTCGATGCATATAAGACGGCGGTTAAGGAGAAGTATCGGTTTGGAACTTACGGGGATGCGATGCTGATTATTTAG